In one window of Corynebacterium mycetoides DNA:
- a CDS encoding ECF transporter S component → MEQSRARWRVVDIVTAAVLGVACGLIFWVWNTIGYAGFTAMDALTPGLGGLFSGVWFIGGVIGGLVIRKPGAAIFVEVLAASVSAALGSQWGIETLYSGLAQGLGAELVFAAFAYRRFSADVAVLSGMGAGLGAFILELFTSANLAMSLAFNVIYLVCTVISGAVLAGVLGWILVRALAQTGALDRFGPGRERFTQPAE, encoded by the coding sequence ATGGAACAATCGCGTGCGCGCTGGCGGGTCGTCGACATTGTCACGGCCGCCGTGCTGGGTGTGGCCTGCGGGCTGATCTTCTGGGTGTGGAACACCATCGGCTACGCCGGGTTCACCGCCATGGACGCGCTGACACCGGGACTGGGCGGCCTGTTCAGCGGCGTCTGGTTCATCGGGGGAGTCATCGGCGGGCTGGTCATCCGCAAGCCCGGCGCTGCCATCTTCGTGGAGGTGCTCGCCGCGAGCGTGTCCGCCGCTCTCGGCAGCCAGTGGGGCATCGAGACCCTCTACTCCGGCCTCGCCCAGGGGCTGGGCGCGGAGCTGGTCTTCGCCGCCTTCGCGTATCGACGTTTCAGCGCCGACGTCGCCGTGCTCTCCGGCATGGGCGCCGGCCTCGGAGCGTTCATCCTCGAACTGTTCACCTCGGCGAACCTGGCCATGAGCCTCGCCTTCAACGTGATCTACCTCGTGTGCACCGTGATTTCCGGCGCGGTGCTCGCGGGCGTGCTCGGGTGGATTCTCGTGCGGGCGCTCGCGCAGACGGGGGCCCTGGACCGCTTCGGCCCCGGCCGCGAGCGATTCACCCAGCCAGCCGAATAG
- a CDS encoding ABC transporter ATP-binding protein has translation MEVLSARGLGYRHATRATAAFSGVDLAVRRGERVMITGDSGSGKSTLLAVIAGLAGDDEDGHRTGIVEVSGVVGMVMQDPESQTILSRVGDDVAFGAENLGVPAEDIWPRVRWALDAVGLDVEPDRSTAHLSGGQKQRLALAGVLAMGADIIVLDEPTANLDPGGRRDVIEAVDTVCARTGATLIVVEHRPADWAGVIETYYRLDAAGLHRIGVGDLPGAPVLPAAHPVPAGTPQAVTAEALRTRFGPPRTLAIPQGHSTVITGVNGSGKTTLALALAGLTAPVEGRLTYSEDIARGLTTPPHTWSSTHLAQRIGYVFQEPEHQFVTPTVRAEMEVAGAPPQRVAALLERLRLDHLAAANPFTLSGGEKRRLSVATALVNAPRLVFLDEPTFGQDDTTFTELVHLIRELTDSGVTVASITHDEAFIGALGDHVLRIGGEAA, from the coding sequence ATGGAGGTTCTTTCCGCCCGCGGGCTGGGTTACAGGCACGCCACCCGCGCGACTGCCGCGTTCTCCGGAGTCGATCTGGCAGTCCGCCGCGGCGAGCGGGTCATGATCACGGGGGATTCGGGGTCGGGGAAATCCACCCTGCTCGCGGTCATCGCTGGGCTAGCCGGTGACGACGAGGACGGGCACCGCACCGGCATCGTTGAGGTGTCGGGCGTGGTGGGCATGGTCATGCAGGACCCGGAATCGCAGACCATCCTGTCGCGGGTGGGCGACGACGTCGCCTTCGGCGCGGAAAACCTCGGGGTGCCCGCCGAGGACATCTGGCCGCGGGTGCGGTGGGCGCTGGACGCAGTCGGCCTCGACGTGGAACCAGACCGCAGCACCGCTCACCTGTCCGGCGGGCAGAAGCAGCGCCTCGCGCTCGCCGGGGTGCTCGCGATGGGCGCGGACATCATCGTGCTGGACGAGCCGACGGCGAACCTGGACCCAGGCGGGCGCCGCGACGTGATCGAGGCCGTCGACACGGTGTGCGCCCGGACGGGGGCCACGCTCATCGTGGTGGAGCACCGCCCCGCGGACTGGGCGGGGGTTATTGAGACCTACTACCGGCTCGACGCGGCGGGGCTGCACCGGATCGGCGTGGGCGACCTGCCGGGCGCGCCCGTGCTCCCCGCCGCACACCCCGTGCCCGCGGGCACCCCCCAGGCTGTCACCGCCGAGGCCCTGCGCACCCGGTTCGGTCCGCCGCGCACACTGGCGATCCCGCAGGGCCACTCCACGGTGATCACCGGGGTCAACGGCTCGGGCAAGACGACGCTCGCTCTAGCCCTCGCGGGTCTCACCGCGCCCGTGGAAGGTCGGCTGACCTATAGCGAGGACATCGCCCGCGGCTTGACCACCCCGCCGCACACGTGGTCCTCCACCCACTTGGCCCAGCGCATCGGCTACGTGTTTCAAGAGCCCGAGCACCAGTTTGTCACCCCCACCGTCCGCGCCGAGATGGAGGTGGCCGGGGCGCCGCCGCAGCGGGTCGCCGCGCTGTTGGAGCGTCTGCGGCTCGACCACCTGGCGGCCGCGAACCCGTTTACCCTTTCGGGCGGGGAGAAGCGCCGCCTCTCGGTTGCCACGGCGCTGGTCAACGCCCCGCGGCTGGTGTTTTTGGACGAGCCGACCTTTGGGCAGGACGACACCACCTTCACCGAGCTGGTGCACCTGATCCGCGAGCTCACCGACTCTGGCGTGACCGTCGCCTCCATCACCCACGACGAGGCGTTCATCGGCGCGCTCGGCGACCACGTGCTGCGCATCGGCGGGGAGGCGGCGTGA
- a CDS encoding energy-coupling factor transporter transmembrane component T family protein gives MNLLAGVNPVTRILGLALVTTPLLLTLDVVSAASVVALTVAAAPLCGVPWRRLLHRGWPLLILAPIAGIPMALYGRSGGEVYFSWGLINVTELSVSLAVAAAVRVLAVALPVVVLSADVDPTDLGDGLSQVLKLPERFVIGAVAGLRLVTLLREDLEAMRMSRRARGVADTRRVRYWFSLAFGVLVMSLRRAGTLATAMEARGFGTGPRTHARTSTLGTRDWVVMAACLAAALASLALAHYTGYLRPVWAVSR, from the coding sequence GTGAACCTTCTCGCAGGTGTCAATCCCGTCACCCGCATCCTCGGGCTCGCGCTGGTGACAACCCCGCTGCTGCTGACCTTGGATGTCGTCTCCGCCGCGTCCGTGGTCGCGCTGACGGTGGCGGCCGCCCCGCTGTGCGGGGTGCCGTGGCGGAGGCTGTTGCACCGGGGTTGGCCGCTACTCATCCTCGCCCCTATCGCGGGCATCCCCATGGCGCTCTACGGGCGCAGCGGGGGAGAGGTTTACTTCAGCTGGGGGCTCATCAACGTCACCGAGCTGTCGGTCAGTCTGGCGGTCGCCGCGGCGGTGCGCGTGCTGGCCGTGGCGCTGCCCGTGGTCGTGTTGTCCGCCGACGTGGATCCAACGGATCTCGGCGACGGCCTGTCCCAGGTGCTCAAACTCCCGGAGCGCTTCGTCATCGGGGCGGTGGCCGGGCTGCGCCTGGTCACCCTGCTGCGCGAGGATTTGGAGGCCATGCGGATGTCGCGGCGGGCCCGGGGCGTGGCCGACACTCGCCGGGTGCGCTACTGGTTCTCCCTGGCCTTCGGCGTGCTGGTCATGTCCCTGCGCCGCGCCGGCACGCTCGCCACCGCGATGGAGGCCCGCGGTTTCGGGACGGGCCCGCGCACCCACGCCCGCACCTCCACTCTGGGTACGCGCGACTGGGTGGTGATGGCCGCGTGCCTCGCAGCGGCCCTCGCCAGCCTCGCGCTCGCGCACTACACCGGCTACCTCCGGCCCGTCTGGGCGGTGTCGCGCTAA
- a CDS encoding nucleoside/nucleotide kinase family protein: MSRYTLLIDGPSGAGKTTLANLMGEVMGLKVVHLDDFYPGWLGLAEGARMVANDVLDPQRPGFWRWDWERGRRAEWVALDPGEDLIVEGVGAVTGASIRAAKRLGDADTLRVVADAELRKARALARDPGFCEYWDMWAAQERVLESVPADVTVRVV; this comes from the coding sequence ATGTCCCGCTACACGCTGCTAATCGACGGCCCCTCCGGCGCCGGGAAAACCACCCTGGCGAACCTGATGGGCGAGGTCATGGGCCTCAAGGTGGTGCACTTGGATGACTTCTACCCCGGGTGGTTGGGGCTGGCGGAGGGGGCGCGGATGGTCGCGAACGACGTGCTCGATCCACAGCGCCCCGGCTTTTGGCGATGGGACTGGGAGCGCGGACGCCGCGCGGAATGGGTTGCTCTCGACCCGGGGGAGGACCTCATCGTGGAGGGGGTCGGGGCGGTGACGGGGGCGTCGATACGCGCTGCGAAAAGGCTGGGGGACGCAGACACCCTGCGGGTGGTCGCGGACGCAGAGCTGCGCAAGGCGCGCGCGCTGGCGCGGGACCCGGGTTTTTGCGAGTACTGGGACATGTGGGCGGCCCAGGAGCGCGTCCTGGAAAGCGTGCCCGCAGACGTCACCGTCCGGGTGGTTTAG
- a CDS encoding DUF402 domain-containing protein, producing the protein MSADLHPVKQETFDTASNTNTDPKGFLREVDTFRVTDFGLYMARGANHPDFGYLESWLLPSLGLRANIFHFREGAERRQDFYFDVANIDVEGSVWRTRDLYVDLVSLTGNPIDVLDIDELAAATSAGLITAEEAEKAIDVTLNAVEGITRHGDDAMRWLRTLGIELTWAETVELAPLS; encoded by the coding sequence ATGAGCGCCGACCTTCATCCCGTGAAGCAGGAGACGTTCGACACCGCGTCGAACACGAACACCGACCCGAAGGGGTTCCTGCGCGAGGTCGACACGTTCAGGGTCACGGACTTCGGCCTCTACATGGCGCGCGGCGCGAACCACCCCGATTTCGGCTACCTCGAGAGCTGGCTGCTGCCGAGCCTCGGGCTGCGGGCGAACATCTTCCACTTCCGCGAGGGCGCCGAGCGCCGGCAGGACTTCTACTTCGACGTGGCCAACATCGACGTCGAGGGCAGCGTGTGGCGCACCCGCGACCTCTACGTCGACCTCGTCTCACTCACCGGCAACCCGATCGATGTCCTCGACATCGACGAGCTCGCCGCCGCCACCTCCGCGGGACTGATCACCGCCGAGGAGGCCGAGAAGGCGATCGACGTCACCCTCAACGCCGTCGAGGGCATCACGCGTCACGGGGACGACGCGATGCGCTGGCTGCGTACCCTCGGCATCGAGCTGACCTGGGCGGAGACGGTCGAGCTCGCCCCATTGTCTTGA
- a CDS encoding Rv1157c family protein — protein sequence MPDHASAHLRPLALAAAALLALSCTAAPARAAETSSQYIDSLGRPTPLTVSKVNEFADQPFVPPRVADALRTAVGFFAGTGEIGGPPLPDPAPSFTQFLWPTVSSHCIGPGLHSTASVIAVDGPAAIPAPGAGAGQTVFVFTALGTPPAADEQGLMNVYWVNLNTFRTGVTPLGNNQINPAGPATLSATADTGSGRILAVVDGQVRTTENVCSFAPTATSFHVR from the coding sequence GTGCCCGACCACGCTTCCGCACACCTGCGCCCGCTCGCGCTCGCGGCCGCCGCGCTGCTCGCCCTGTCGTGCACCGCGGCTCCCGCCCGCGCCGCAGAGACATCCTCGCAGTACATCGACAGCCTCGGCCGGCCCACCCCGCTGACGGTGTCCAAGGTCAACGAGTTCGCCGACCAGCCGTTCGTCCCCCCGCGCGTGGCCGACGCATTGCGCACCGCGGTCGGGTTCTTCGCGGGCACCGGGGAGATCGGCGGGCCCCCGCTGCCCGACCCCGCCCCGAGCTTCACCCAGTTCCTCTGGCCCACGGTGTCCTCCCACTGCATCGGGCCGGGCCTGCACTCCACGGCCTCGGTCATCGCGGTCGACGGGCCCGCCGCAATCCCGGCCCCCGGCGCCGGCGCCGGCCAGACGGTGTTCGTGTTCACCGCGCTCGGCACTCCGCCGGCCGCCGACGAGCAGGGATTAATGAACGTGTACTGGGTCAACCTGAACACTTTCCGCACCGGTGTAACACCGTTAGGTAACAATCAGATAAACCCGGCAGGACCGGCCACCCTGTCCGCCACCGCGGACACGGGCTCGGGACGCATCCTGGCCGTCGTCGACGGCCAGGTCCGCACCACCGAGAACGTCTGTTCTTTCGCCCCGACCGCCACTAGTTTCCACGTGAGGTAA
- the typA gene encoding translational GTPase TypA, whose translation MSHPEFRNVAIVAHVDHGKTTLVNGMLEQSGVFSDHGEHGDRVMDSGELESERGITILAKNTAIRRAGAGKDGRDLVINVIDTPGHADFGGEVERGLSMVDGVVLLIDASEGPLPQTRFVLGKALEAKKPVIICVNKTDRPDARIDEVVEEAQDLLLELGAGLEDPEAAEAAENLLELPVLYASGRAGRASLNNPGNGQLPDNEDLQPLFDVIYDTLPEPSADIDAPFQAQVTNLDSSSFLGRIALIRVYRGSVKKGQTVAWIHYDEEGNQQVKNVKIAELLVTQGLDRVPATGDVVAGDIAAVSGIENIMIGDTLADPEHADALPRIKVDDPAISMTIGVNTSPMAGRNGGDKLTARVVKARLDQELIGNVSIRVLPTERPDAWEVQGRGEMALTVLIEQMRREGFELTVGKPRVVTKEIDGKVHEPFDHLIVDTPSEYQGAVTQLLANRKGQMTGMSNTGSGDWVRMEFDVPSRGLIGFRTTFLTETRGAGIANSYSIGHRPWAGEIKGRPTGSLVADRSGQVTAYALMQLADRGDFFVEPGADAYEGMVVGANSRDEDMDVNITKEKKLTNMRSATADATVTLAKARTLSLDEAIEFCDEDECVEVAPEAMRVRKIILNATERGRARSRAKQLNK comes from the coding sequence GTGTCGCATCCTGAATTCCGTAACGTCGCCATCGTCGCGCACGTTGACCACGGCAAGACCACACTCGTCAACGGCATGCTGGAGCAGTCCGGCGTTTTCAGCGACCACGGCGAACACGGGGACCGCGTCATGGACTCCGGGGAGCTCGAATCCGAGCGCGGCATCACCATCCTGGCCAAGAACACCGCCATCCGCCGCGCGGGCGCCGGCAAGGACGGCCGTGACCTGGTCATCAACGTCATCGACACCCCCGGCCACGCCGACTTCGGCGGCGAGGTCGAGCGCGGCCTGTCCATGGTGGACGGCGTCGTGCTGCTCATCGACGCCTCCGAGGGCCCGCTGCCCCAGACTCGCTTCGTGCTGGGCAAGGCGCTCGAGGCGAAAAAGCCCGTGATCATCTGCGTGAACAAGACCGACCGACCCGACGCCCGTATTGACGAGGTCGTCGAAGAAGCCCAGGACCTCCTCCTTGAGCTCGGCGCCGGCCTGGAGGACCCGGAGGCCGCCGAGGCCGCCGAAAACCTCCTCGAGCTGCCCGTCCTCTACGCCTCCGGCCGCGCGGGCCGCGCCTCGCTGAACAACCCCGGCAACGGCCAGCTGCCGGACAACGAGGACCTGCAACCGCTGTTCGACGTCATCTACGACACGCTCCCGGAGCCCTCCGCTGACATCGATGCCCCGTTCCAGGCGCAGGTGACCAACCTCGACTCCTCCTCCTTCCTCGGCCGCATCGCGCTGATCCGCGTCTACCGCGGCTCCGTGAAGAAGGGCCAGACTGTGGCTTGGATCCACTACGACGAGGAGGGAAACCAGCAGGTCAAGAACGTCAAGATCGCCGAGCTGCTGGTCACCCAGGGCCTCGACCGCGTGCCCGCCACCGGCGACGTCGTCGCGGGCGACATCGCGGCCGTCTCCGGCATCGAGAACATCATGATCGGCGACACGCTCGCCGACCCGGAGCACGCCGACGCGCTGCCGCGCATCAAGGTCGACGACCCGGCGATCTCCATGACCATCGGCGTGAACACCTCGCCGATGGCGGGCCGCAACGGCGGCGACAAGCTCACCGCGCGCGTGGTCAAGGCCCGCCTGGACCAGGAGCTCATCGGCAACGTGTCCATCCGCGTCCTGCCGACCGAGCGCCCCGACGCCTGGGAGGTCCAGGGCCGCGGCGAGATGGCGCTGACCGTGCTCATCGAGCAGATGCGCCGTGAGGGCTTCGAGCTCACCGTGGGCAAGCCGCGCGTGGTGACCAAGGAGATCGACGGCAAGGTCCACGAGCCCTTCGACCACCTCATTGTGGACACGCCGAGTGAGTACCAGGGCGCCGTGACCCAGCTTCTGGCCAACCGCAAGGGCCAGATGACCGGCATGTCCAACACCGGTTCCGGCGACTGGGTGCGCATGGAGTTCGACGTGCCCTCCCGCGGCCTCATCGGCTTCCGCACCACCTTCCTCACCGAGACCCGCGGCGCGGGCATCGCCAACTCCTACTCCATCGGGCACCGCCCGTGGGCTGGCGAGATCAAGGGCCGCCCCACCGGGTCGCTCGTCGCCGACCGTTCCGGCCAGGTCACCGCCTACGCCCTGATGCAGCTCGCGGACCGCGGGGACTTCTTCGTCGAGCCGGGCGCGGACGCTTACGAGGGCATGGTCGTCGGCGCGAACTCGCGTGATGAGGACATGGATGTCAACATCACCAAGGAAAAGAAGCTGACCAACATGCGCTCCGCCACGGCCGACGCCACGGTCACCCTGGCCAAGGCGCGCACCCTCTCGCTGGACGAGGCCATCGAGTTCTGCGACGAGGACGAGTGTGTCGAGGTGGCGCCGGAGGCGATGCGCGTGCGCAAGATCATCCTCAACGCCACCGAGCGCGGCCGCGCCCGCTCCCGCGCGAAGCAGCTGAACAAGTAA
- a CDS encoding ABC transporter family substrate-binding protein, translating to MYRTKAACAAAAALVALAVSSCAADPGPPPLVQQEELAEHDAANNPAPERKERTQIQVGAEPLRDGLNPHLLADDTSTVQAIADLTLPSAFVGGVRDPNLLRGATVRATSPGAMTVRYVIAPEAQWSDGTPITGADFAYLWRGMSSTPGAIAPAGYRAISNVRVSGPAGKTVDVDFSAPVHDWRALFNHLLPAHLLAPDASDFATAASDTLPASAGRFMVNSVDRGRGTIVLNRNDRFWGADPARVDILTVNAARSTTQIADRLRAGQLAFVDTVPEETTKDVFDLIPGIDVRSVDGPRTLGVTLSATSPLLGDRAAREELRSLIDVPLIARLAAGRSSELLVAQHEPPALPDPVVLPQRVTESRPLRVAADAADPAASAAARSLVDLLEQRGVSARVVSTDTASILSQGLPSGTVDVMVHWDPGAGSAAELASRVQCPAGEYRAGNLSGICYPQLNALSADILAGRVSGDAARSGVDTALEAEAVWVPLLHERRVQARGGGIVAEEPDLAAAAAWQVDESQEQGEQ from the coding sequence GTGTACCGGACGAAGGCGGCATGCGCGGCGGCGGCAGCTCTCGTGGCACTGGCCGTCTCCTCGTGCGCCGCGGACCCCGGCCCGCCGCCCCTGGTCCAGCAGGAAGAGCTGGCGGAACACGACGCGGCCAACAACCCCGCGCCCGAGCGGAAAGAACGCACGCAGATCCAGGTGGGCGCGGAGCCGCTGCGCGACGGGCTCAACCCGCACCTGCTTGCCGACGACACCTCGACGGTGCAGGCGATCGCCGATCTCACCCTCCCCAGCGCGTTCGTGGGCGGGGTCCGCGACCCCAATCTGCTGCGCGGGGCGACGGTGCGCGCCACCTCGCCGGGCGCGATGACGGTGCGCTACGTCATCGCGCCCGAGGCCCAGTGGTCCGACGGCACCCCGATTACGGGCGCGGACTTCGCCTACCTGTGGCGCGGGATGAGCTCCACCCCGGGGGCGATTGCCCCGGCCGGCTACCGCGCCATCTCGAACGTGCGCGTCTCCGGCCCGGCGGGCAAGACGGTGGACGTGGACTTCTCCGCCCCGGTGCACGACTGGCGCGCGCTGTTTAACCACCTGCTGCCCGCGCACCTCTTGGCGCCGGACGCCTCCGATTTCGCCACCGCCGCGAGCGATACGCTGCCCGCCTCCGCCGGCAGGTTCATGGTCAACAGCGTCGACCGCGGCCGCGGCACGATCGTGCTCAACCGCAACGACCGGTTCTGGGGTGCCGACCCCGCCCGGGTGGACATCCTCACCGTCAACGCCGCACGCAGCACGACGCAGATCGCGGACCGGCTGCGCGCCGGCCAGCTCGCCTTCGTGGACACGGTGCCCGAGGAGACGACAAAAGACGTCTTCGACCTCATCCCCGGCATCGACGTGCGCTCGGTCGACGGCCCGCGCACCCTCGGCGTGACGTTGTCGGCCACCTCTCCGCTGCTGGGGGACCGGGCCGCGCGCGAGGAACTGCGCTCGCTTATCGACGTCCCGTTGATCGCGCGCCTGGCCGCCGGCCGCTCCTCCGAACTTCTCGTGGCGCAGCATGAGCCCCCGGCACTGCCGGACCCGGTTGTCCTGCCCCAGCGCGTGACGGAGAGCAGGCCGCTGCGCGTCGCCGCCGACGCGGCGGACCCGGCGGCGTCCGCCGCCGCGCGCTCGCTGGTGGACCTGCTGGAGCAGCGTGGCGTGTCCGCCCGGGTGGTATCCACCGACACGGCCAGCATCCTGTCCCAGGGGCTGCCGTCGGGCACGGTCGACGTGATGGTGCACTGGGACCCGGGCGCGGGCAGCGCAGCTGAGCTCGCCAGCCGCGTGCAGTGCCCCGCGGGTGAGTACAGGGCCGGCAACCTCTCGGGGATCTGCTACCCGCAGCTCAATGCGTTGTCCGCCGACATCCTGGCGGGCCGGGTGTCCGGAGACGCCGCGCGGTCGGGCGTCGATACGGCGCTTGAGGCGGAGGCCGTGTGGGTGCCGCTGCTGCACGAGCGCCGGGTACAGGCCCGCGGCGGCGGTATCGTGGCGGAGGAACCGGACCTGGCCGCCGCGGCGGCGTGGCAGGTCGATGAGAGCCAAGAACAGGGAGAACAATGA
- the mshB gene encoding N-acetyl-1-D-myo-inositol-2-amino-2-deoxy-alpha-D-glucopyranoside deacetylase — translation MSTRRDLAEYRVIAVHAHPDDESISTGGALAHLAARGADVEVVTCTLGEEGEVIGEKYASLIAWDADQLGGFRIGELTRACEVLGVRQRFLGGAGRYRDSGMAGAKTNDHPRAFVNSGEQAVADLAAIFEEVSPHLVLTYGPDGGYGHPDHIRAHQITHAAAERTGNVGRILWAVRLREELEANLPAEVPQGWTRPAPGELDAVGHCDTWVELDDLAYTAKVEAMRAHATQVWIGDGLASETNPHAARAAGPVTAYALSNLVAQAVLRREHYQFGAGVPIEHGADLLSGLSGLSGLSGWGAL, via the coding sequence ATGAGCACGCGGCGCGATCTCGCGGAGTACAGGGTCATCGCGGTGCACGCGCACCCGGACGACGAATCGATCTCGACGGGCGGGGCGCTCGCGCACCTCGCCGCGCGGGGGGCGGACGTGGAAGTGGTCACGTGCACCCTCGGCGAGGAGGGGGAGGTGATCGGGGAGAAGTACGCCTCGCTCATCGCCTGGGACGCCGACCAGCTTGGCGGGTTCCGCATCGGCGAGCTCACCCGCGCCTGCGAGGTGCTCGGGGTGCGGCAGCGTTTTCTCGGCGGGGCGGGCCGCTACCGCGACAGCGGGATGGCGGGGGCGAAAACGAACGACCACCCGCGCGCCTTCGTCAACAGCGGCGAGCAGGCTGTTGCGGACCTCGCGGCGATCTTTGAGGAGGTCTCGCCGCACCTCGTTCTCACCTACGGCCCCGACGGCGGCTACGGGCACCCCGACCACATTCGGGCGCACCAGATCACCCACGCCGCCGCTGAGCGAACGGGGAACGTCGGGCGCATCCTGTGGGCCGTCCGCCTGCGCGAGGAACTGGAGGCGAACCTGCCGGCAGAGGTGCCGCAGGGGTGGACCCGGCCCGCGCCGGGCGAGCTCGACGCCGTGGGGCACTGTGACACCTGGGTGGAGCTCGACGATCTCGCCTACACCGCTAAGGTGGAGGCCATGCGGGCACACGCGACGCAGGTGTGGATCGGCGACGGGCTCGCCTCGGAGACCAACCCGCACGCGGCGCGGGCCGCAGGCCCCGTCACGGCCTACGCGCTGTCGAACCTGGTGGCGCAGGCGGTGCTGCGCCGCGAGCACTACCAGTTCGGCGCGGGCGTGCCCATCGAGCACGGCGCGGACCTTCTCAGTGGGCTCAGTGGGCTTAGTGGCCTCAGCGGGTGGGGCGCGCTGTGA
- the fdxA gene encoding ferredoxin: protein MTYIIAQPCVDVLDRSCVEECPVDCIYEGKRMLYIHPDECVDCGACEPACPVEAIFYEDDTPEEWAEYYDANVGFFDNLGSPGGAMKLGPQDFDHPFVAALPPQNQE, encoded by the coding sequence ATGACGTACATCATTGCTCAGCCGTGTGTCGACGTGCTGGACCGCTCCTGCGTGGAAGAGTGCCCCGTCGACTGCATCTACGAAGGCAAGCGCATGCTCTACATCCACCCGGACGAGTGCGTGGACTGCGGTGCCTGCGAGCCGGCGTGCCCGGTGGAAGCCATCTTCTACGAGGACGACACCCCGGAGGAGTGGGCGGAGTATTACGACGCCAACGTGGGGTTCTTCGACAACCTCGGCTCCCCGGGCGGCGCGATGAAGCTCGGCCCCCAGGACTTCGACCACCCCTTCGTGGCTGCGCTGCCGCCGCAGAACCAGGAGTAG
- the dapC gene encoding succinyldiaminopimelate transaminase, with translation MTRIPLGSQLPDFPWDTISDVKARAVAHPDGIVDLSVGTPVDPVNPSIQLALSVNAAEPGYPQTAGTPELRAAIVAALERRYNAGGLNDASVLPVIGTKEAIAWLPTTLGVRGTVVAIPAVAYPTYEVGALIAGCTVVRADSPAEAAGASLVFINSPSNPTGQVRGVDELRAWVSFARETGAIIASDECYMGLAWQAEPVSLLDPRVTDGDNTGLVSIHSLSKTSNMASYRAGFLAGDAALIQELLLVRKHAGLMVPGPIQHAMVASLTEDSHEELQRLTYAKRREQLVDALSRAGFIIDHSEAGLYLWARRDGMGARETLDWLADRGILAAPGDFYGPAGAQHVRIGLTATDERIAAAAARLGE, from the coding sequence ATGACGCGCATTCCGTTGGGCTCCCAGCTGCCTGATTTTCCGTGGGACACCATCTCGGATGTCAAGGCGCGGGCCGTCGCCCACCCGGACGGCATCGTCGACCTCTCCGTGGGCACGCCCGTGGACCCGGTCAACCCGTCGATTCAGCTGGCGCTGTCGGTCAACGCCGCGGAGCCCGGCTACCCGCAGACGGCGGGCACGCCCGAGCTGCGCGCCGCCATCGTCGCGGCGCTTGAGCGCCGGTACAACGCCGGAGGACTGAATGACGCGTCCGTGCTGCCGGTGATCGGCACGAAGGAGGCGATCGCCTGGCTACCCACGACACTGGGGGTGCGCGGCACTGTGGTGGCGATCCCCGCGGTGGCGTACCCCACCTACGAAGTCGGCGCGCTTATCGCGGGCTGCACTGTGGTGCGCGCGGACTCGCCCGCGGAGGCGGCCGGGGCATCGCTCGTGTTCATCAACTCGCCGTCGAACCCGACGGGGCAGGTGCGCGGCGTCGACGAGCTGCGCGCGTGGGTGTCGTTCGCGCGCGAGACGGGCGCGATCATCGCCTCCGACGAGTGCTACATGGGGCTGGCCTGGCAGGCGGAACCCGTCTCGCTGCTGGACCCCCGCGTCACCGACGGCGACAATACCGGGCTCGTTTCCATCCATTCGCTGTCGAAGACCTCGAACATGGCCTCCTACCGCGCGGGCTTCCTCGCGGGTGACGCAGCCCTCATCCAGGAGCTGCTGCTCGTGCGTAAGCACGCGGGCCTCATGGTGCCCGGGCCCATCCAGCACGCCATGGTCGCGTCCCTGACCGAGGACTCCCACGAGGAGCTCCAGCGCCTCACCTACGCAAAGCGGCGCGAGCAGCTTGTCGACGCGTTGTCGCGCGCCGGCTTTATCATCGACCACTCCGAGGCCGGACTGTACCTCTGGGCGCGGCGCGACGGAATGGGAGCGCGAGAGACCCTGGATTGGCTTGCGGATCGCGGCATCCTCGCCGCCCCCGGCGACTTCTACGGGCCAGCCGGCGCGCAGCACGTGCGTATCGGGCTGACCGCCACGGACGAGCGGATCGCCGCCGCGGCGGCGCGCCTGGGGGAGTGA